One region of Quercus lobata isolate SW786 chromosome 2, ValleyOak3.0 Primary Assembly, whole genome shotgun sequence genomic DNA includes:
- the LOC115976928 gene encoding putative FBD-associated F-box protein At3g50710 isoform X2 → MESEEEDGRTESQKNDTTDFISSLSDCVLTHILSLLPTRDSVRTSILSSRWSPLWKLVPVLHLERLRNQDTVSNIWNHRNAAIPLRKFYLHGTSDCNTAYVDTMLQDTILRGRMLQELDLDIYTTDPNPPLELHPSLFFSTTLVVLKLGGEILLNPPLDSIFPSLHILYLESGISYANCDSLPTLLAACPLLQELALTVAYNNFENTRMLKIIVLIPTLKILYLSWLFEWWCYPLLHSYILRLNAPALEHFYFHGVLSDDVVLENLPNLVKSGFQFKEIEDGSSRGDYAKRIWDFMRPLYNVVSMEFCIETAQIICEASNYNLPVFNNLTSLTFDGELSCSYYAWPAVQLLLCQAPKLQTLAFELTFTDEFGDYDDYSPESCMKKPLSAPECLSSHLTACYYKGFSGHEVEMELVTQVLEKAEVLKTMKITVESHLDPMRKLQIHEKVRKLQRRSCTCQIEFDEAHFY, encoded by the exons ATGGAGTCGGAGGAAGAAGACGGAAGGACAGAAAGCCAGAAAAACGATACTACTGACTTTATTAGCAGTCTATCGGACTGTGTCCTTACCCACATCCTCTCTTTACTTCCAACCCGAGACTCTGTTCGAACAAGCATTTTGTCGAGCAGGTGGAGCCCTCTGTGGAAACTCGTCCCAGTTCTTCACTTGGAACGGTTGCGCAACCAAGATACAGTGTCCAACATTTGGAATCATCGCAACGCCGCCATTCCCTTACGCAAGTTTTACCTCCACGGGACCTCCGATTGTAACACGGCCTATGTCGACACGATGCTCCAAGACACCATTCTGCGTGGCCGCATGTTGCAAGAGCTCGATCTCGACATATATACTACTGATCCTAATCCACCTTTGGAGTTGCATCCTAGTCTCTTCTTTTCTACAACATTAGTGGTTCTCAAATTGGGAGGTGAGATTCTTCTCAATCCTCCTCTTGATTCCATCTTCCCAAGTCTCCACATTCTGTATCTTGAATCTGGAATTAGTTATGCAAATTGCGACTCTCTCCCCACACTCCTTGCTGCCTGCCCGCTCCTCCAAGAATTGGCTCTCACAGTGGCTTATAATAATTTCGAAAATACAAGGATGCTCAAAATCATTGTGCTCATACCTACgctgaaaatattatatttatcttGGCTTTTCGAATGGTGGTGCTACCCATTACTCCACTCTTACATACTCCGATTAAATGCCCCTGCTCTTGAGCACTTTTATTTCCATGGTGTTTTGAGCGACGATGTTGTGTTAGAAAACCTCCCCAACTTGGTTAAATCGGGCTTTCAATTCAAGGAGATAGAGGATGGTTCGAGTAGAGGAGATTATGCAAAGAGGATATGGGACTTCATGAGACCACTCTATAACGTTGTATCCATGGAATTCTGCATAGAAACCGCACAG ATCATCTGCGAGGCTTCTAACTATAATCTTCCCGTGTTTAATAATTTGACTTCCTTGACCTTTGATGGTGAGCTTTCGTGTTCCTATTATGCGTGGCCTGCTGTACAACTCTTGCTTTGTCAAGCTCCAAAGCTACAAACCCTTGCCTTTGAATTGACATTCACTGATGAATTCGGTGATTATGATGACTACTCACCTGAAAGTTGCATGAAGAAGCCACTTAGTGCTCCTGAATGTCTGTCATCACACCTTACAGCCTGTTATTATAAAGGATTTTCAGGGCATGAGGTTGAGATGGAACTTGTTACACAAGTCCTAGAAAAAGCTGAAGTATTAAAGACAATGAAAATTACTGTTGAAAGTCATCTAGACCCAATGAGGAAGCTTCAAATTCACGAGAAAGTAAGGAAGCTTCAAAGGAGATCTTGTACTTGTCAAATTGAATTTGATGAAGCAC ATTTCTATTAA
- the LOC115973053 gene encoding uncharacterized protein LOC115973053 gives MKLRLQQVQQTQQEENRSKGNTEEEGDSQRRETPRRPTTPDKQNSDLLREMRKEMDELRSAIKEKTDRSVDKMIRATDSPFTATVLECPVPSKFRLPQLEPFDGLKDPQDHLNTFKTTLGIQQSPDEILCCSFPTTLKGAAREWFTKLSNSSIDNFDQLSSAFLRHFIGGQHPRRPVDYLLTIKQGEKETLRSYVKRFTQETLEVDEADDKVQLTTFKAGLRSRDLVASLAKNPPKTMAEMLLKAQKYMNAEDALATIKDTERPGDKAKREDDRRGQKRDRPDRRNNDGNRRRDDKNPRTIKDEHYLKWPRPLHSSPNVRDKNKYCRFHRDHGHNTEDCRDLKEQIEELIRKGKLQKYVKKGEYGKFRDDNRTQRESFTRDDDHPSQPPRKVIGEINTITGGPFSGGSFRSLKKAYHRQVNSVHTIPPSKHR, from the exons atgaagctGCGGCTCCAGCAGGTTCAACAAACTCAACAGGAAGAAAACCGGTCCAAGGGTAACACGGAGGAAGAGGGGGATAGTCAACGGAGGGAAACCCCCCGGAGACCAACTACTCCGGACAAACAGAACTCAGATCTTCTTCgggaaatgaggaaagagatggacgaactaaggAGCGCTATCAAAGAGAAGACAGACCGAAGCGTAGACAAAATGATAAGGGCTACGGATTCGCCTTTCACTGCAACGGTACTTGAATGCCCCGTGCCGTCAAAATTTCGCCTGCCTCAATTAGAGCCATTCGACGGACTCAAGGACCCTCaggatcatcttaatacctttaagacgaCTCTGGGTATTCAGCAATCACCTGACGAGATATTATGTTGTTCCTTCCCTacgactctcaaaggagctgcaagagaATGGTTTACTAAGTTGTCAAACTCATCCATAGACAACTTTGATCAGCTGAGTAGTGCCTTCTTGCGCCACTTCATAGGAGGACAACACCCAAGGAGGCCAGTAGATTACTTACTCACCATAAAACAAGGAGAGAAGGAGACTCTGAGGTCATATGTCAAGCGATTCACCCAGGAAACTCTGGAAGTagacgaagctgatgacaaggtacaactgacgaccttcaaagcagggTTGAGATCTCGAGACCTCGTGGCCTCTCTTGCAAAGAACCCCCCCAAGACGATGGCAGAGATGCTCCTGAAGGCACAAAAATACATGAATGCGGAAGACGCCCTGGCTACCATAAAAGATACCGAGAGACCAGGAGACAAGGCCAAGAGGGAAGACGACCGtagggggcaaaagagagacagaCCAGATCGTCGGAACAATGACGGGAATAGGAGGAGGGACGACAAAAATCCTCGGACG atcaaggacgagcattatCTCAAGTGGCCTAGGCCATTACACTCATCCCCCAATGTACgtgacaagaacaagtattgTCGGTTCCATAGAGACCACGGCCACAACACAGAAGATTGCAGAGACCTAAAGGAGCAAATAGAGGAATTAATACGGAAAGGGAAGTTACAGAAGTAtgtaaagaaaggagaatatgGCAAGTTCAGAGACGACAATAGGACCCAGCGTGAATCTTTCACTCGGGACGACGACCATCCGTCCCAACCTCCACGCAAGGTGATCGGTGAGATAAACACGATTACAGGAGGACCATTCTCAGGAGGATCATTTAGATCACTCAAAAAGGCGTACCATAGACAGGTGAACAGCGTCCACACTATTCCCCCGTCTAAGCACCGATGA
- the LOC115976927 gene encoding F-box/LRR-repeat protein At4g14103-like, translating into MKRQKKRRDMESKEEEERRERQRIERAERAEKRDLLRQQQQQQQRNVRAKRRQRIDFISSLPDCLLSHILSFLPTRDAVLTSILSSRWRTLWTLVPVLDLEQHKLYMLNRNLIFLDTLSSIWTLRNATIPLRKFHLHWTSDCDSSYVDTLIQHTVLHGRVLQELHLCIYGDPNPHLKLHPGLFFSTTLVVLKLEGFIHLNPPSDSSFPALRIMEIGRVITYENCDSLPTLLAACPLLQELNLTVSDSNFCCLEANTGMLKIIVLIPTLKKLYLYWFLDDWCYTFLHYYILQLNTPALEQFYFSGLLAKDVAVENLPNLVKSGLEFEEIENDVSTRDYAKRIWDFMGSLYNVESMQFSIETAEILCHGSIDDLPVFNNLTSLTIGGCIKTCSYMWPAVQLLLCQAPKLQTLVFELTLNVYNDSSPDNCLEYRLGKWLYVPDCLSSHLTACYYKGFSGHEVEMELVRQVLKEACILKTMKITFESPLDSEIKLCARKKLRKLQRRYPTCQFEFDEGQVDF; encoded by the exons ATGAAGCGGCAGAAGAAGAGGAGAGACATGGAGTCGAAGGAAGaagaggagaggagagagaggcagagaatTGAGAGAGCAGAGAGAGCTGAAAAGAGAGATCTTCTGaggcagcagcagcagcagcagcagagAAACGTGAGAGCAAAAAGGAGGCAGAGAATTGACTTTATCAGCAGTCTACCTGACTGTCTCCTCAGCCACATCCTCTCCTTTCTCCCAACCCGAGACGCCGTCCTCACAAGCATTTTATCGAGCAGGTGGAGGACTCTCTGGACACTCGTCCCAGTTCTTGACTTGGAACAGCACAAGCTTTACATGTTGAACAGAAATTTAATCTTTCTAGATACACTGTCAAGCATCTGGACTCTTCGCAACGCCACCATTCCCTTACGCAAGTTTCACCTCCATTGGACCTCCGATTGCGACTCATCCTATGTCGACACATTGATCCAACACACCGTTCTGCATGGCCGCGTGCTCCAAGAGCTCCACCTCTGCATATATGGTGATCCTAATCCACATTTGAAGTTGCATCCTGGTCTCTTCTTTTCTACAACATTAGTGGTTCTCAAATTGGAAGGTTTCATTCATCTGAATCCTCCTTCTGATTCCAGTTTCCCAGCTCTCCGGATTATGGAAATTGGACGTGTAATTACGTATGAAAACTGCGACTCTCTCCCCACTCTCCTTGCTGCCTGCCCGCTCCTCCAAGAGTTGAACCTCACTGTGTCTGATTCAAATTTCTGTTGTTTGGAAGCAAATACAGGCATGCTCAAAATCATTGTCCTCATACCTACgctgaaaaaattatatttatattggtTTCTCGATGATTGGTGCTACACATTCCTCCACTATTACATACTCCAATTAAACACCCCGGCTCTTGAGCAGTTTTATTTCAGTGGTCTTTTGGCCAAGGACGTTGCGGTGGAAAACCTCCCCAACTTGGTTAAATCAGGTCTTGAATTTGAGGAGATAGAAAATGATGTGAGTACTCGAGATTATGCAAAGAGGATATGGGATTTCATGGGATCACTCTATAACGTTGAATCCATGCAATTCAGCATAGAAACCGCTGAG ATCCTCTGTCATGGTTCTATCGATGATCTTCCCGTGTTTAATAATTTGACTTCCTTGACGATTGGTGGTTGTATTAAGACTTGTTCTTATATGTGGCCTGCAGTACAACTCTTGCTTTGTCAGGCTCCAAAGCTACAAACACTTGTCTTTGAATTGACACTAAATGTCTATAATGATTCCTCACCTGACAATTGCTTGGAATATCGCTTGGGGAAGTGGCTTTATGTTCCTGATTGTTTGTCATCACATCTTACCGCCTGTTATTATAAAGGATTTTCAGGGCATGAGGTTGAGATGGAACTTGTTCGACAAGTCTTGAAGGAAGCATGTATATTAAAGACAATGAAAATCACTTTTGAAAGTCCTCTAGACTCAGAGATAAAGCTTTGTGCTCGCAAGAAATTAAGAAAGCTTCAAAGGAGGTATCCTACTTGTCAATTTGAATTTGACGAAGGACAAGTTGATTTTTAA
- the LOC115976928 gene encoding FBD-associated F-box protein At5g60610-like isoform X1 — translation MESEEEDGRTESQKNDTTDFISSLSDCVLTHILSLLPTRDSVRTSILSSRWSPLWKLVPVLHLERLRNQDTVSNIWNHRNAAIPLRKFYLHGTSDCNTAYVDTMLQDTILRGRMLQELDLDIYSHPIPNPPLELHPSLFFSTTLVVLKLGGEILLSPPLDSIFPSLHILYLESGISYANCDSLPTLLAACPLLQELALTVAYKNFENTRMLKIIVLIPTLKILYLSWLFEWWCYPLLHFYILRLNAPALEQFYFHGLLSDDVVLENLPNLVKSGFQFKEIEDGSSRGDYAKRIWDFMRPLYNVVSMEFCIETAQIICEASNYNLPVFNNLTSLTFDGELSCSYYAWPAVQLLLCQAPKLQTLAFELTFTDEFGDYDDYSPESCMKKPLSAPECLSSHLTACYYKGFSGHEVEMELVTQVLEKAEVLKTMKITVESHLDPMRKLQIHEKVRKLQRRSCTCQIEFDEAHFY, via the exons ATGGAGTCGGAGGAAGAAGACGGAAGGACAGAAAGCCAGAAAAACGATACTACTGACTTTATTAGCAGTCTATCGGACTGTGTCCTTACCCACATCCTCTCTTTACTTCCAACCCGAGACTCTGTTCGAACAAGCATTTTGTCGAGCAGGTGGAGCCCTCTGTGGAAACTCGTCCCAGTTCTTCACTTGGAACGGTTGCGCAACCAAGATACAGTGTCCAACATTTGGAATCATCGCAACGCCGCCATTCCCTTACGCAAGTTTTACCTCCACGGGACCTCCGATTGTAACACGGCCTATGTCGACACGATGCTCCAAGACACCATTCTGCGTGGCCGCATGTTGCAAGAGCTCGATCTCGAC ATATATAGTCATCCTATTCCTAATCCGCCTTTGGAGTTGCATCCTAGTCTCTTCTTTTCTACAACATTAGTGGTTCTCAAATTGGGAGGTGAGATTCTTCTCAGTCCTCCTCTTGATTCCATCTTCCCAAGTCTCCACATTCTGTATCTTGAATCTGGAATTAGTTATGCAAACTGCGACTCTCTCCCCACACTCCTTGCTGCCTGCCCGCTCCTCCAAGAATTGGCTCTCACAGTGGCTTATAAGAATTTCGAAAATACAAGGATGCTCAAAATCATTGTGCTCATACCTACgctgaaaatattatatttatcttGGCTTTTCGAATGGTGGTGCTACCCATTACTCCACTTTTACATACTCCGATTAAATGCCCCTGCTCTTGAGCAATTTTATTTCCATGGTCTTTTGAGCGACGATGTTGTGTTAGAAAACCTCCCCAACTTGGTTAAATCGGGCTTTCAATTCAAGGAGATAGAGGATGGTTCGAGTAGAGGAGATTATGCAAAGAGGATATGGGACTTCATGAGACCACTCTATAACGTTGTATCCATGGAATTCTGCATAGAAACCGCACAG ATCATCTGCGAGGCTTCTAACTATAATCTTCCCGTGTTTAATAATTTGACTTCCTTGACCTTTGATGGTGAGCTTTCGTGTTCCTATTATGCGTGGCCTGCTGTACAACTCTTGCTTTGTCAAGCTCCAAAGCTACAAACCCTTGCCTTTGAATTGACATTCACTGATGAATTCGGTGATTATGATGACTACTCACCTGAAAGTTGCATGAAGAAGCCACTTAGTGCTCCTGAATGTCTGTCATCACACCTTACAGCCTGTTATTATAAAGGATTTTCAGGGCATGAGGTTGAGATGGAACTTGTTACACAAGTCCTAGAAAAAGCTGAAGTATTAAAGACAATGAAAATTACTGTTGAAAGTCATCTAGACCCAATGAGGAAGCTTCAAATTCACGAGAAAGTAAGGAAGCTTCAAAGGAGATCTTGTACTTGTCAAATTGAATTTGATGAAGCACATTTCTATTAA